A genomic window from Alistipes sp. ZOR0009 includes:
- a CDS encoding adenosylcobinamide-GDP ribazoletransferase, with translation MKTFLLNLAAGISFFTRLPLHRLVIPPKESFSRVLPFATIAGWIVGLFAAGCWWLLSMVLPFEVCILLTITATVIFTGALHEDGFADFVDGFGGGYTRERILAIMKDSQIGTYGVISLILLFAVRVGVLTDIDENKIPALLITGAVVGRYIGVFLPSLLPYARTIEASKIQVGLTPLTPLQATVATFIAVGTICYFFGAASLIALAIASIPLPITAIYIKQKIGGYTGDCCGMLITLSEIVWYIAILAIY, from the coding sequence ATGAAAACATTTTTGCTTAACCTAGCAGCCGGAATTAGCTTTTTCACAAGGCTCCCCCTACATCGGCTGGTAATTCCACCAAAGGAGAGTTTCTCTAGGGTTCTTCCATTTGCCACCATCGCAGGATGGATTGTTGGCCTATTTGCTGCAGGTTGTTGGTGGCTTCTATCGATGGTTCTCCCATTCGAAGTATGCATTCTGCTTACCATTACGGCAACCGTAATCTTTACGGGTGCGCTACACGAAGATGGTTTTGCCGATTTTGTAGATGGATTTGGCGGCGGCTACACCCGCGAACGAATCCTTGCCATCATGAAAGATTCTCAAATTGGTACCTACGGCGTCATCAGCCTTATCTTGCTCTTTGCCGTGCGCGTTGGCGTACTTACCGACATCGACGAAAATAAAATACCAGCCCTGCTCATCACGGGAGCTGTAGTTGGACGCTACATCGGCGTATTTTTGCCCTCGCTGCTCCCCTATGCTCGCACCATTGAGGCTAGCAAGATTCAAGTTGGACTAACTCCGCTAACCCCACTTCAAGCCACCGTCGCAACTTTCATTGCTGTAGGAACCATTTGCTACTTTTTTGGAGCGGCAAGCCTTATTGCGTTGGCCATTGCATCTATCCCACTGCCCATTACGGCCATCTACATCAAACAAAAAATTGGCGGCTACACGGGCGATTGCTGCGGCATGCTTATCACACTTTCCGAAATTGTTTGGTATATTGCAATCCTTGCGATTTACTAA
- a CDS encoding cobyrinate a,c-diamide synthase — protein MNIPQFLIAAPHSGSGKTLFTLALLRLLSNRGLKVQPFKCGPDYLDTQLHKIAAHNESYNLDLFMMDSQGIKRRYAKEVCTADAAIVEGVMGMFDGYHLTQGSSAEVAQTLSIPVILVMNAKAMAHSAAALLKGFATYQQGVNLAGVVFNFVGSASHYSLLKAAAEEIGVEPLGWIAANSSLRVESRHLGLQTDNYDEIDAICENAAELILQNVNIDRLLELSSMPKPAIEPSILQNKSHRLQAAVAKDAAFNFIYPANIEALQQVADITYFSPLVDKVLPKVDFVYLPGGYPELHAEQLSANTAMIDAIRAYSNSDGRILAECGGMIYLGSHLTLKDETTYPMANIFQFGTTFANARCKLGYRQAQVGKHTIKGHEFHYSRSEGMLPQSAAEIKSATNRSTETGIYVHKNTVASYFHLYWGDSSMSIISILDAIINANSQQVESNG, from the coding sequence ATGAACATTCCCCAGTTCTTAATAGCCGCACCTCACAGCGGATCTGGAAAAACCCTTTTTACGCTAGCTCTTCTTCGCCTGCTAAGCAACCGAGGGCTAAAGGTGCAGCCTTTTAAATGCGGTCCCGACTATCTGGACACGCAGCTACATAAGATTGCAGCCCACAACGAAAGCTACAACCTCGATCTATTTATGATGGATAGCCAAGGGATAAAGCGCCGTTACGCCAAGGAGGTCTGCACCGCCGATGCAGCAATTGTGGAAGGGGTAATGGGAATGTTCGATGGCTATCACCTTACTCAGGGTAGCAGTGCTGAGGTAGCGCAAACCCTCTCGATCCCCGTAATACTGGTAATGAACGCTAAGGCAATGGCACATTCTGCCGCAGCTCTGCTCAAGGGCTTTGCCACCTATCAACAGGGGGTTAACCTTGCTGGCGTAGTTTTCAACTTTGTGGGAAGCGCCAGCCACTACTCGCTGCTCAAGGCCGCAGCCGAAGAAATCGGAGTGGAACCATTAGGATGGATTGCTGCCAACTCCAGCCTTCGCGTAGAGTCGCGCCATTTAGGGCTACAAACCGACAACTACGACGAGATCGATGCCATTTGCGAAAATGCAGCCGAGCTGATTCTGCAAAACGTAAATATCGACAGGTTGCTAGAACTCTCCAGCATGCCCAAACCTGCAATTGAACCATCAATCTTACAAAATAAAAGCCATAGACTACAAGCCGCTGTGGCCAAAGATGCCGCCTTTAACTTTATCTACCCCGCCAATATTGAGGCATTACAACAGGTAGCAGACATCACCTACTTCTCTCCCTTGGTGGATAAGGTGCTGCCAAAGGTCGACTTCGTATATCTACCAGGTGGATACCCCGAATTGCATGCAGAGCAGCTTTCGGCCAACACTGCCATGATAGATGCCATTAGAGCCTACTCCAACAGCGATGGTCGGATACTTGCTGAGTGCGGTGGAATGATATACCTTGGCTCCCATCTTACACTAAAAGATGAAACAACCTACCCAATGGCTAACATTTTCCAATTTGGAACTACCTTTGCCAATGCCCGATGCAAGTTGGGTTACAGACAAGCACAGGTTGGCAAGCATACTATTAAGGGCCACGAGTTTCACTATAGCCGCTCCGAAGGAATGCTACCTCAATCGGCCGCAGAGATTAAAAGTGCCACCAACAGATCTACAGAAACAGGAATCTACGTGCATAAAAACACGGTAGCCTCCTATTTCCACCTATATTGGGGCGATTCGAGCATGTCAATTATCAGTATTTTAGATGCAATTATCAATGCGAATAGCCAACAAGTTGAAAGTAACGGCTAA